The following coding sequences lie in one Paracidovorax avenae genomic window:
- the gmk gene encoding guanylate kinase, giving the protein MDYPGNLFVVAAPSGAGKSSLVKALLELDSHVQPSVSHTTRPPRGQERHGREYFFTSEQEFDAMVAANGFIEWAHVHGRRYGTSRKGIEERIGQGADVILEIDFQGAMQVKEAFSNAVLIFILPPSWEELRSRLERRGEDAPDVIELRLKNAAIEMAQAEKFDFVIINELFERALFDMKTVVHAQRLKYAAQRRARADTFESLNIV; this is encoded by the coding sequence ATGGACTACCCTGGAAATCTCTTTGTAGTGGCGGCGCCGAGCGGCGCAGGCAAGTCGAGCCTGGTCAAGGCCCTGCTCGAACTCGACTCCCACGTGCAGCCCTCCGTTTCCCACACCACGCGCCCCCCGCGTGGCCAGGAGCGGCACGGGCGCGAGTATTTCTTCACGTCGGAGCAGGAGTTCGACGCGATGGTCGCCGCCAACGGCTTCATCGAGTGGGCACACGTCCACGGCCGCCGCTACGGCACCTCCCGCAAGGGCATCGAGGAACGCATCGGCCAGGGCGCGGACGTCATCCTGGAGATCGACTTCCAGGGGGCCATGCAGGTCAAGGAAGCCTTTTCCAACGCCGTGCTCATCTTCATCCTGCCGCCAAGCTGGGAAGAGCTGCGCTCGCGGCTGGAGCGCCGCGGCGAGGACGCTCCCGACGTGATCGAGCTACGGCTCAAGAATGCGGCCATCGAGATGGCGCAGGCCGAGAAATTCGACTTCGTTATAATCAACGAGCTTTTCGAACGGGCGCTTTTCGACATGAAAACCGTCGTTCACGCCCAGCGGCTCAAGTACGCAGCCCAGCGCCGGGCCCGGGCCGACACCTTCGAATCCCTCAATATCGTCTAG
- the greB gene encoding transcription elongation factor GreB, which translates to MSKAFTKETDNAPDDDGEFPSAPPLPAGSKNYMTPAGYARLRSELLDLMDNERPKVVEVVHWAASNGDRSENGDYLYGKKRLREIDRRIRFLTKRLDIAEVVDPSLHHGSDQVFFGATVTYVDDLDVERTVTILGIDEVDSSQSQVSWVSPVARALLKAREGDEVRLGTPGGLRTLEILRVEYPARTPS; encoded by the coding sequence ATGAGCAAGGCCTTCACCAAGGAAACGGACAACGCCCCCGACGACGATGGGGAGTTCCCATCCGCGCCGCCGCTGCCTGCCGGCAGCAAGAACTACATGACGCCGGCAGGCTATGCCCGCCTGCGGTCCGAACTGCTCGACCTCATGGACAACGAGCGGCCCAAGGTGGTGGAGGTCGTCCACTGGGCCGCGAGCAACGGGGATCGTTCCGAGAATGGCGACTACCTCTACGGCAAGAAGCGCCTGCGCGAGATCGACCGGCGCATTCGCTTCCTGACCAAGCGCCTGGACATCGCCGAGGTGGTCGATCCTTCCCTGCACCATGGCAGCGACCAGGTGTTCTTCGGTGCCACCGTCACCTATGTGGACGACCTGGACGTGGAGCGGACGGTGACCATCCTGGGGATCGACGAGGTGGATAGCAGCCAGTCGCAGGTGAGCTGGGTGTCGCCCGTGGCGCGCGCGCTGCTGAAGGCGCGCGAAGGCGACGAGGTCAGGCTGGGCACGCCCGGCGGGTTGCGCACGCTGGAGATCCTGCGGGTCGAGTACCCCGCGCGGACGCCTTCCTGA
- a CDS encoding bifunctional (p)ppGpp synthetase/guanosine-3',5'-bis(diphosphate) 3'-pyrophosphohydrolase encodes MNAVLTKPSGPEQRPDKDVAAGVSAAAANAAAASFAALTENLDYLDAASVEQVRQAYKFADKAHLGQLRSSGEPYITHPIAVAAQCATWKLDAQALMAALLHDAMEDCGVTKADLLERFGPQVAELVDGLTKLDKLQFNTREENQAESFRKMLLAMARDVRVILIKLADRTHNMRTLSDMPRTKWGRIASETLEIYAPIAHRLGLNQTYRELQDLSFRHLHPWRYATLSKAVNKARNRRRDIIQKVQGEVDAAFSRIGMKARLAGREKTLYAIYQKMDTKHLSFAQVTDIYGFRVIVSSVTDCYTALGVLHQLYKPVPGKFKDHIAIAKLNGYQSLHTTLVGPSGINIEFQMRTEEMHVVAEAGVAAHWLYKAQNAEGSTAERLGTKWLQSLLDIQNETRDAAEFWDHVKVDLFPDAVYVFTPKSQIMALPRGATVVDFAYAIHSNVGDRATAAKINNEQVPLRTELKNGDVVEIITAPVSTPNPAWLGFVRTGRARSKIRHYLKTLAHTESAGLGEKLLTQALRAEGLERLPSEEENHALWDKLLRFTGNRTRTELMTDIGLGKRIAGIVAKRLMVLMAEHGHRPDALLLTRERYTSHENLSQGGVTLDGSENASVQYASCCRPVPGDPIVGYLGRGEGLVVHNAQCGVAKKLQHKDSERFITVDWADEPTRMFETGIVVTVTNGKGVLARIAAELASSEADIVHVDMDEEKAMDTTDLRLVVAVRDQAHVEAALRNLRRTTAVLRAFRILPSPSP; translated from the coding sequence ATGAATGCGGTCTTGACCAAACCCTCCGGCCCCGAACAGCGTCCCGACAAGGACGTGGCGGCAGGCGTGTCCGCCGCGGCCGCGAATGCCGCTGCGGCCAGTTTCGCCGCGCTCACCGAAAACCTCGATTACCTCGACGCGGCCAGCGTCGAACAGGTACGGCAGGCCTACAAGTTCGCCGACAAGGCCCACCTGGGACAGCTGCGCAGCAGCGGCGAACCCTACATCACCCACCCCATCGCGGTCGCCGCCCAGTGCGCGACCTGGAAACTCGACGCACAGGCCCTGATGGCCGCCCTCCTCCACGACGCCATGGAGGACTGCGGAGTGACGAAGGCCGATCTGCTGGAGCGCTTCGGACCGCAGGTGGCCGAACTCGTGGACGGCCTCACCAAGCTCGACAAGCTCCAGTTCAACACCCGCGAGGAAAACCAGGCCGAATCCTTCCGCAAGATGCTGCTGGCCATGGCGCGCGACGTGCGCGTCATCCTCATCAAGCTCGCCGACCGCACGCACAACATGCGCACGCTCTCGGACATGCCGCGCACCAAGTGGGGCCGCATCGCGTCCGAGACGCTGGAGATCTACGCCCCCATCGCCCACCGGCTGGGCCTGAACCAGACATACCGCGAACTGCAGGACCTGTCCTTCCGCCACCTGCACCCCTGGCGCTACGCCACCCTCTCCAAGGCCGTGAACAAGGCGCGCAACCGCCGGCGCGACATCATCCAGAAGGTGCAGGGCGAAGTGGATGCCGCCTTCTCCCGCATCGGCATGAAGGCCCGGCTGGCCGGCCGGGAGAAGACGCTCTACGCCATCTACCAGAAGATGGACACCAAGCACCTGAGCTTCGCCCAGGTGACGGACATCTACGGCTTCCGGGTCATCGTGTCCTCCGTGACCGACTGCTATACCGCGCTGGGCGTGCTCCACCAGCTCTACAAGCCGGTGCCCGGCAAGTTCAAGGACCACATCGCCATCGCCAAGCTCAACGGCTACCAGTCGCTGCACACCACGCTCGTGGGCCCCTCCGGCATCAACATCGAATTCCAGATGCGCACCGAAGAGATGCACGTGGTGGCCGAGGCCGGCGTCGCGGCCCACTGGCTCTACAAGGCCCAGAACGCCGAAGGCAGCACGGCCGAGCGGCTGGGCACCAAGTGGCTGCAGTCCCTGCTGGACATCCAGAACGAAACGCGCGACGCCGCCGAGTTCTGGGACCACGTGAAGGTGGACCTGTTCCCCGACGCGGTCTACGTGTTCACGCCCAAGAGCCAGATCATGGCCCTGCCCCGCGGCGCGACCGTCGTGGACTTCGCCTATGCCATCCACAGCAACGTGGGTGACCGGGCCACGGCCGCGAAGATCAACAACGAACAGGTTCCTCTGCGCACCGAGCTCAAAAACGGCGACGTCGTGGAAATCATCACCGCGCCCGTCTCCACCCCCAACCCCGCGTGGCTGGGCTTCGTGCGCACCGGCCGCGCGCGCTCCAAGATCCGCCACTACCTCAAGACCCTCGCGCACACGGAGTCCGCCGGGCTGGGCGAGAAACTGCTCACCCAGGCGCTGCGGGCCGAGGGCCTGGAGCGCCTGCCCTCGGAGGAAGAGAACCACGCCCTCTGGGACAAGCTGCTGCGCTTCACCGGCAACCGCACGCGCACCGAACTCATGACCGACATCGGCCTGGGCAAGCGCATCGCCGGCATCGTGGCCAAGCGGCTCATGGTGCTGATGGCCGAACACGGCCACCGCCCGGACGCCCTGCTGCTCACCCGGGAGCGCTACACCTCGCACGAGAACCTGTCCCAGGGCGGCGTCACGCTCGACGGCAGCGAGAACGCCTCCGTGCAGTACGCCAGCTGCTGCCGGCCGGTGCCGGGCGACCCGATCGTCGGCTACCTGGGCCGCGGCGAAGGCCTCGTCGTCCACAACGCCCAATGCGGTGTGGCCAAGAAGCTGCAGCACAAGGACAGCGAGCGCTTCATCACCGTCGATTGGGCAGACGAGCCGACCCGGATGTTCGAAACCGGCATCGTGGTGACGGTCACCAACGGCAAGGGCGTGCTGGCACGCATTGCCGCGGAACTCGCCAGCTCGGAGGCGGACATCGTGCATGTGGACATGGACGAGGAGAAGGCCATGGACACGACCGACCTGCGCCTCGTGGTGGCCGTGCGCGACCAGGCGCACGTCGAGGCCGCATTGCGCAACCTGCGGCGCACCACCGCCGTCCTGCGCGCCTTCCGCATACTGCCTTCGCCGTCGCCCTAG
- a CDS encoding YicC/YloC family endoribonuclease, with amino-acid sequence MAVYSMTGYASAQLEASATDADSGARPARLGIEIRSVNSRFLDLSFRLPDELRAQEPGLRALVTQQLKRGKVEVRASIESEAQGLIAPPSPRMLQQLNSAQDSVRAWLPSAAPLSVADALRLCAGSAASSASWSPEDIQALAQRALEDLVAAREREGKRLSAMLQDRLKQLRGLARQAAPLVPQLVDQQRQRFLERWKEAMALTEGVPVPEAAQDRALAEATAFAIRIDVAEEITRLDSHLDEIERLLKKGGEIGKRLDFLIQELHREANTLGSKSAAMDLTRISVDMKVLIEQMREQVQNIE; translated from the coding sequence ATGGCAGTTTACAGCATGACCGGCTACGCGAGCGCCCAGCTCGAAGCCTCCGCCACCGATGCCGACAGCGGTGCCCGTCCCGCCCGCCTGGGCATCGAGATCCGCTCCGTCAACAGCCGTTTCCTGGATCTCTCCTTCCGCCTGCCCGACGAACTGCGGGCCCAGGAGCCCGGCCTGCGCGCCCTCGTCACCCAGCAGCTCAAGCGCGGCAAGGTGGAGGTGCGCGCCTCCATCGAATCGGAAGCCCAGGGCCTCATCGCCCCGCCCTCCCCCCGCATGCTGCAGCAGCTCAACTCGGCGCAGGACTCCGTGCGCGCGTGGCTGCCGTCCGCCGCGCCGCTCTCGGTGGCCGACGCGCTGCGCCTGTGCGCAGGCTCCGCGGCGTCTTCCGCATCCTGGAGCCCCGAGGACATCCAGGCCCTCGCCCAGCGGGCGCTGGAAGACCTGGTGGCGGCGCGCGAGCGCGAGGGCAAGCGGCTCTCCGCCATGCTGCAGGACCGCCTGAAGCAACTGCGCGGCCTGGCGCGCCAGGCCGCTCCCCTGGTGCCCCAGCTGGTGGACCAGCAGCGCCAGCGCTTCCTGGAGCGCTGGAAGGAGGCCATGGCGCTGACCGAAGGCGTGCCGGTGCCCGAGGCGGCGCAGGACCGCGCCCTGGCGGAAGCTACCGCCTTCGCCATCCGCATCGATGTCGCGGAAGAGATCACGCGCCTCGACTCCCACCTCGACGAGATCGAGCGCCTGCTGAAGAAGGGCGGGGAGATCGGCAAGCGGCTGGACTTCCTCATCCAGGAGCTGCACCGCGAAGCCAACACCCTCGGCTCCAAGTCCGCCGCCATGGATCTGACCCGCATCAGCGTGGACATGAAAGTGCTCATCGAGCAGATGCGCGAACAGGTCCAGAACATCGAGTAA
- the rpoZ gene encoding DNA-directed RNA polymerase subunit omega, with amino-acid sequence MARITVEDCLEHIPNRFQLVLAATYRARMLSQGHAPKIESRNKPAVTALREIAEGKIGLEMLKKVPG; translated from the coding sequence ATGGCACGCATCACCGTTGAAGACTGCCTCGAGCACATCCCGAACCGTTTCCAGCTCGTCCTGGCAGCCACGTACCGCGCGCGCATGCTGAGCCAGGGCCACGCCCCCAAGATCGAGAGCCGCAACAAGCCCGCCGTGACGGCCCTGCGCGAGATCGCCGAAGGCAAGATCGGCCTGGAGATGCTCAAGAAGGTGCCCGGCTGA
- a CDS encoding lysozyme: protein MTMTASERGIALIEEFEGFRAQAYRDPVGIWTIGYGFTRGVRAGDTITREEADARLRQELGEYEAGVARATGGRATQAQFDALVSFAFNVGVEGMAVSSVVRAHNRGDHQAAARAFALWNRAGGKAWPGLTRRRAAEAALYLGDAPASMPQAVEPERTLAESSINRAGVAAGGTAAVAAIAETARAVSDIKASADSLGDWLQPLLMVAVVALCAYIVRERIRVRREGWS from the coding sequence ATGACCATGACGGCTTCCGAGCGCGGCATCGCGCTCATCGAGGAGTTCGAAGGCTTCCGCGCCCAGGCCTACCGGGACCCCGTGGGCATCTGGACCATCGGCTATGGTTTCACGCGCGGCGTGCGTGCCGGGGACACGATCACGCGCGAAGAGGCCGACGCGCGCCTGCGCCAGGAACTGGGCGAGTACGAGGCGGGCGTGGCGCGGGCCACGGGTGGCCGGGCCACGCAGGCGCAGTTCGATGCGCTGGTGTCCTTCGCGTTCAACGTGGGCGTCGAGGGCATGGCCGTCTCCAGTGTCGTACGGGCGCACAACCGTGGCGACCACCAGGCGGCTGCGCGGGCATTTGCCCTGTGGAACAGGGCCGGAGGCAAAGCGTGGCCCGGGCTTACCCGGCGCCGTGCCGCCGAGGCTGCGCTGTACCTGGGCGATGCGCCTGCCAGCATGCCGCAGGCCGTCGAGCCCGAGCGCACCCTGGCCGAGAGCTCGATCAATCGCGCAGGCGTGGCCGCCGGTGGCACGGCAGCGGTGGCCGCCATCGCCGAGACGGCGCGGGCGGTCAGCGACATCAAGGCCAGCGCGGACAGCCTGGGTGACTGGCTGCAGCCGTTGCTCATGGTGGCCGTGGTGGCGCTGTGCGCATACATCGTCCGTGAGCGGATCCGTGTGCGCAGGGAGGGCTGGTCATGA